GACATTTTGACACCTCAATTATTTCAAGAGTTGAACTATTTCCCAAACAAGAAGGGATCTCCTGCAATGCATCACAGCTTTCTAACACTAGCTTCTGGAGACGAGGAAAATAGTACTGGTCCTCGTATTCATACTCGGAGGAGGCTGTCCACTTCACaatgttcaaggaagctaattTCAAGAAACGAACACTAGGGAACTTCTCTGCTTCCATTTCCCATATTTCCCCCTCAAAGGCTTGTTTGAGTAATTTGAGCACCTCAAGATTGGGTAGATTTCCAATTGCTGCCATTTTGCTCCATGGCAAGCGAAAATAAGATAGGGTCAATTTTTTAATGGTCAAAGGAAATTGGAAATCTAACTGATATCGGTCACCGCCGTAAACAACGCAACTCAGACTGAGCGATTCCAAATGACTTAGACAATCCATTGCTACATGATATTCACAGCCCTTATCGAGATAAAGAGAGCTTCTCAGCTTGCGGATATTTGGAAACTTTCTCAACAACTTGTTGATGTTCTTCCGAGGATTGAGGCTTAGACAGGACAAGATATCTAAGTCACACAACTGTGAAGAGTTGTCAAGGTTGTTCTCAGGGAATCTAAAATGATAATTCTTATCGACCTCGTCCATTAGTTGTAAATGCCTTAATTTCTTCAGGTTCCATATAGTATCTGGCAATGAAACTGAACCATGACTCCTAGAATTTCGCCAAATCAAAGTTTCCAAGTTGGTGAGATAACTTATTGATGCTGGGACGGGACTGCCATTACCTAGAATTGCCAAGTACCTCAAGTGAACAAGCAGTTCTAGTTCTCTAGGAAAGATGCCTTCTAGTTTAATTTGGCTCAAATATAACACTTTGACAAGTTTTATGATGTGAAAAATGAATCGAAGGTCAAAACAACTTCCATTGCCTTCATCGTGACTGAATAATAATAGACTGCGTATGGCAGGAGAACATAACCTCAAGTTGTCAAAGTGCTCCACCTTAGAATCAATGCATAAGCGGCGTAGGAAGAATGGCACATTGATATCAGATAGTTTATCATCCCTGCGTACCAGCCGTGAAAAGTTTTCTTCTTTGGCTTTTGTCACGCAAAACTCATACAACAAATCGTGAATGCGACAGGCTTTGACCCCATCAATGGATCTTGGTTTGGAAACTGTGACTAAGCTTCTGCTAATAAGTTCCATCAGGTAATCATTTGCCACATCCTCTGATCTCTTGGGATGAGTTTTTTGAACAAAACCTTCAGCGACCCATAGAGAAATCAACCTCTTGGTATTGTGTTCATGGTCTTCTGGAAAGgctccaaaataaagaaaacatgcCTTCAAAGTATCAGGTAAATGTTTGTAACTCAGCTCTAATGTAGCGGTACATTGTTCCGTACTAGAAACATTCCTTGAACTTAAACCTTCCACAGCTTCTTTCCAATCATGTCGGTCCATCCTTGAGAGAATTCCGGCAAGAATGACAACCGTAAGAGGTAGTCCTTGACACATTTCCACGACTTGCTGTCGAATTTCACATAGTTCTGGAGGAGCCAAATCTTGTCCAGGATATAACTTCCCTTTTAGCAAATCCCAGCTCTCATTAGGAGCGAGTTGACGAAGAGAATATGGTTCATGGTCGAGTTGGTCTTGGGAAGCAACACCACGGAGCCGACTTGTCAAGATAACTCTACTTCCATTTCCATCATCAGGGAATGAGGCTTCCAATCCGTTCCATGCATCAATGTCCCATACATCGTCCAAAACAATGAGATATCTGTTTTTCAGCAAACGTCTTTTGACTTGAAGAGCCAGATCTTCTTCACCCATCTTAAAAACATCCTCAGGAAGCTTGGACTCAATAGAAGTCAAAATTTGAAGCAACAGATTTCTCTTGTGATATATTTGAGAAACAGTACACCAAGCACGCTCATAAAAATGGGACTTCATTGAAGAATCATTGTACACTTTTCTAGCCAAAGTTGTCTTACCGCATCCCGGCATACCCACAATGGAAACAATTTTCACTTGGCATGATCCATTTCTGAGTCCATTGATTATCGATGCCGTCTCATCCTCGAATCCCACCACCACATCATTGACTATTGGCTTACTTCCTTGTTGTGGCATGTGATTGAATCTCTTCGTTAGTTCCTTTACTTCTCCACCAAGTCTTTCGCTACCACAAATCTTCAAGGCTGCAGCTTTAATGATGTTCATTTCTtctaaaatggaatgaatggaCATTGAAGAAGAATCAAAGATATTTCCAGTTATTAAGGAGTCAATAAGAAACTCTATCCTATATGCCACCCCAACAATACGATTCCAAATTGCCTGGACGTCCTCGTCTTCATTGTGCAGCTTCACAATTTTCCTCAGCAAAGAGCGTAAACAAACAAGTTCTTCCTGGACTTTTTGAATTGGATGATCGATCAAAGCAATCGAGCCAGCCTCAGAACTTGTCACATCCATCATCTTTTCCAGAAGGGAATCAACAAAGCCCAGTCCATTGGTCTTAGGAAAATTGAATGATGATGATTCTGGACACTTCTCTGTGATTACTGCATCGATGAGCTTAATTATTTCCAATAACTCAGAACACACAATATCCATATCCTTGGCTTGTATGGCGTCTTTGATTGCATTCAGAGAGAGTGGGGAAATAAAATCTCCTCCATAACATTTCACGACTCGAGTAGGATCTCTTACTTTCTCATCGAACTCCTTTGGCTTCTCCTTCAAAATGGTTCTCAAGGAATTTAACCCCTCGTAAAACATTTGCAGCTGACGCAAAATCACAGGACAAGTACCATGCTTTAGTTTCTCCCAAAGATTACACAGGAGGGAATGGAAGAAGTCTCTCAACAGATGCTCATCTGTGTCTCCATGTGATTGTCTTGATAACTTTGAAGCAGCCAGGGCCTGGATACAAGTCTCAAGGACTTGATGTTCAACAGGAATAATCTTCTGCAGCAGTTCCGAAATGCTTTCCACGACATCCTTGGGCGGTCCGAAACCCTTCTTAAACTGGCACTTATAAGAGAGGCGTGCTGCATTGATAGCCACGGTTTCAGTGTGAACCAACAAAGGTCCCAATTCTGTGTTTTGAACACCATAcagtttgacaaaacggatgaAGTTTTTCATGAACGCCAGCTTCTCTTCAAGGGCTTTAATTAGTCGAACTTCATGTGCCGGCCGAATCCATGACCAATAATTCACTAGATTCTCCAGAAGAGAATCCATGAATTCCATGAGGTCATCTTTTCGAACGAGCGAATTACTGGACTGCTGTGACGAGGAACCCAAGAAAAAGACATACCATTCGCAAATTTCTTGTTCGAAGGATTTAATGTCTTTTTCTAAATCATGGACCGTATCCCAAGGCTGATCAGAAGATTGGATCTCCTTTGCCCACTTGGGAATGGCATCTCCAATCCGAACTGCCAGAGCTTCTAGGCTTGCATAATGATTATCTGCCTGGTTCATTTTGTTGTCAAATGGTAATTGCACATCATCGTTGCTGTATTTTCTCGCACACAGAAGAAATGTTCTCAGATATCTTAGCATGCGTTTCAGGTACTTCTGCTGCCCATTTGGAAATTCTGGACAATCGTTCTCCAGCGCTTGCAGATTATCCAAGATGGAAGAAATACAAGTGATACTAGTGGAGGCCATCTAATAAAAGGAAGATTAACAAGGGAACCAGAATGTATCGATCTCAATTTAAGAGATGAAACAGTTCTCAAATATGAAAGGAGATAAGAAAGATCTGCAAAACCTCAAAAACAAGGGCTCTCTACCCAACATGACAAATAGTCATGGGATACTTCTTGGATGGTTGAAAGAAAAAAACGACCCCACTGCACATGCGTTAGCTAATCTGTTTCTCAAACAGATCCGCCACCTCTTTTGACCACCATCCTATTGGTTTGCTCGAAGCATGTCTGGTCCCCATCCATACTTACCCCATTCTTCATCCGAGAACCCTTCCTCCTCTCGACTCTCTTCAGCATTCAAAAGGCGCTTGGCGCCCACAATCAAACTTTGGTTTTCAATATTTTTAACTGTTTAGTTGATTCCCTCCCGGTTAATTAATTTCTAGGGATAACGAgttttctgacaatttcactcaacTCTACTGAGGTTTTGAAAATTACATATATCTcctttaatttgataattttaaaataatattaacttgatcaaatttttaaataaatatctaaaaatatcCTCGtgtaataatttttaatttactttcctataaaattataaaattatctaatataattataaaaaaatgatGTCGAATTTTTTATTTCCATACctactatttgataagttggcaTTAGTCCAACTGTTTGAATGGTACAGCATTGATTATGCTCTTAACAATCTTATCATGTGAACTGTATAAACAGTATCAGTTGGGTTATAAACAGTAACAATAGACTGGTTATAGTGTCAACATGAAAAACTTTGATGGTTTTCATGGTTAAAGAGTGTTAGTGGCGTAATGGACCAGCGGCAACTCACCACCATCCCCGTTTTGACCGAGATGGTCTTTCCTCGAATCTCTTCTGCATTCAAAAGGCGATTGGCAAACGCCCAcaatcaaacttttgttttcaATATTTTTACCTGTTTAATTGATTCTCACCCGGTTAATTAATTTCTAATTTGTCACCACGCTTTCGTTCGTTGTGTCTTCGAGGATTTCATATCTTATCCCTATTTTCCTTTACGTTTTCTTAAGCACTTGAGGGCGTTCATTGATCCGTTTAGATTGGATATTATACATTTTAGCAATAAggtaaaaaaaatgattaaaaatatattcacgaaaaataatatttcttttttagaaAAACACAATTCAAACACAACATaactcttccaatttcttcaaaattttgctCCCCTCCCTTTTGTTTTACTCTCTTAAAATTCCTGCAACATTGGTTTAGTGGGTTctcattaaaataattaatttttaacattttttaatttgatttacttataaatttttagaaattgaAAACTGCAAAAGGAAGGCCAGTTAGATAGCTCCAAATTTGCTTAAAACTTTTTAGAAATTGAAACCTGAAAAAGTAGGGCCAATTAGGGAGTGAAGCTAATCTGTAAATACATAAAACGCGAAGGGTTGGGAATAGTGATTTCTGTTGGTTTCTTTGTAATTTGAGTGTTGATTTTGTCCACATTTGTCTTTTTGGGTGTGATGGAACCCATTGTGGGATCATCTCTGTTTCATATTTGTTGGCCACAAGTTATGAATTTTGGTGCCCCGTTCCAATTTTACCTTTTACGCTGGTTTCGCTGTTGTTTCTCTACAGATTTTGGCcttttttgtctttttattGCAAATACTATTTTTAGTGGTTAGGTCGCTGCCTGCTTCATATGTCCACCCACATTTCTTCGGGCCTCTCAcgttttttgcaaaatttttttgggTCTACCGCCTTATGCTAGCCCACTATGTTTGGGTTTAAGACACAAGAAAAATACCAGTGTATTCATCCATATATAGCTATAAACATATGACACGCAAACAAAACAACTACTTTAGTTGCCAAATTATTCTTCACAAGTTAAATAGTACCAacaacaaacaattaaaaaattgataCAATTTACACATTACTAATCAATACAAAATATTACAAAAATCAACACAACctaggttccgtttgataatactgaatttgaattctgaagtctgaattctgaaatctgaatactgaaacaattaatttgctaaattttaagcactgaaaataaatatataaatgtctgaattttaatgctcaacctatcatatatatatataataaagtcgtatcCTCATTCTTATCCCTTCATgttttctctttcctacgtggcttaacGAGACGGCAAATAGTTTCCTAATAggattcttaataaataatatatatatatatatataataaagtttATTCTCATCCTTATCCTTTTAGTTTAtctctttcctacgtggcttaTCGACATAGCAAGTAGGTGCAACGCGCTCTATGAGTTAACCCCCTAATAACCTACGCTattctatctctcttttttctcttgacTTTACAATTCTAGATAATTCTTCCATAATTATCTCTTCCATTCTCTCACCTTTTTTTCCCTTAACCCTAATCGTCAAGCCTAAATTTTCAGGGgattagtataaataattttgaattatgtTTTTAACTCTCTCTCATCTTCAACTCAAAAGTTCGAAATATCAATTCAAATATTAGATTATCTTTATCAGATTATCGCTATCGAAGATACTCTACATTTTTACTCATATATATGGTTATCGATCTATTACTTATCACTTTATCAAGCAGTGCAGATGTTTACACTTTTCCACAatgtttttggaaattttttttttcaatgcaaGGACCGGATTTGGAACTTCGTTTTTATTCCCTTCAATGCAAGGACCGCATTTGGACTTTGTTTATGCTCGCTGTATGTGGTCTGTAATTTCCTACACCTTTTTCATAGTTAGgtcattgaatttgaattttctaaCTCTTCAAAAGTTACAGTTTGGTTTTTATTTCTGGCAAggtttttgtaattaatttgtTATTTCAATTTATGGATTCACTCTTCAATTTAAGTAGAACACATATTGCTTTTTTGGTTAGTGATTTAGAAGTGGCCTTTTAAACTATGTGTTTTCACACGATTTTTTAATTGcctttgacaatttattaattgTCTTCAACAacgtattaattttttttattttctgggTTTCtggggttaaaaaaattttgtgcagttttcaatgtttttttttagaCTTTGATAGAAAGCTTCTAAAGAACAAGAAGGTGTCATTGATTACATAAATggcaaggcatcaagttcattGTCATACAGCAGTTCACGTCATGCAATATACATCAGACTATTtagattttttatgtttttgactTAATAGCAAAATACATCTTATGTTTTCGTTTTGGTTTCTATTAGCCATGAACAGATTTAGAAGGTTGCTATGTTCCTGTGACTTGATTGATTCTGAATTATTATCTTTTATTAATATTTCACTcggcttcttttcttttcacattaACCTTTAAGCCATTTATATTAAgtaccaaaattgatgttttggTAACGGGTTGGCCATTCTTTTGTTTACAGAAGATCAGCCAAGATTTGATCTTCcctattttcaagtttttgaatgtcATCATAttgtcgattttttttttgcatttcgaATTATTAAtcactgaattagatgtttaAATATACATTATAagactattttttaataacaatgtatttaagaaaggttataatagattatacaataagtttgtattttatgaaaatatttttatgaactacactaaataatttattatttttaaacaatTCCCATTCAACGAatgggtacaaaactagtttatactgtttgataaacatttataactgaatgtttaataagttaaatttgacaattttgcccttatatcttttcatccaaaaaagaaatagaacctgtgatttaattagctaaaaatgttaggtatgaaaatgacaatatttatttttaaattaaattaatataaaagatgaattatattatatgaggagtgTGAAGAAGAAGTGAAAGTCATTCAAAAtggagaaaagagaaatagaaaatcatTAGATACAAAATATTAGATTGTTTAATtatataagaattttgaacaaaattaataaataagggtaaatttggtagataagataaggtagttgaagtaattctattgattcttatcagaattaagcattcagttaggattcttgtacTGAAACAAATATACACAAGTTCAGCACTACTTAACAAGTTCAGTAAattgatttttatttatcaaacactcaaaacatataaatgtttgaaaaagtttagattcagcacttttttatattatcaaaCAGACCCCTAGAATAATACACCTCAAATTATACTATCATACACACTAAGAAATCCTTCAATTAATCCACTCTCACAACTTTCACTAGcacaaaattaatcaaaaccaATAATCAAATCACAATTAGACAAATCATAAATATACTGTAAACActaaaaatgccaaaaaattaaaaatgcaaaacaaTTAACCACTCTACCAATAGAAAAGCATATCAAAATCATAATCATTCAAAATAAtacaaaatatgacaaattcaTACTACATTATAAAAATTATGTTACAAATCTTTACACATGTTCCAATATAAGATACATGTACATTTAATTAATAAACAAACAAAGAAGGGTTGGGTTGGATGGTCAGATGAGAAAAATGGTAAGTAATAGATTTTGAACCTAAAATCTTtcacttataaaaaaaataataataacctaTCATACCccaaaaacacacaaaaaaaaagtataatatGAGCACCCCACGACCCGCGGGGACCAATGCCTAGTACTATATCAAGCATGCAATGCATTGGTTCAAGCTAAGCAATGATTGACTAGTACTTAATAATAGTAAACTAACACTTGAATAATATTTATGATGACTAGATTATTTGAATAATATTAAAATAACgcttgaaatattatttgaaataattattgtaacactTCTGGTGatatgatatatataagataaaaaatatTTGTTGGTAAGataaaaaagttaattgagaattATAATTGTGATACAAGCAAAATAGTATTTGTGGAAAAATTTGCTATCAAACACAATAAATTGTATAAACTACTACAATTCAATTTCAAGTATGGTGTTTTCTAACAAATAGAAGTTTTAATGCTTTGAACTGTATTGATTGCCATGTTTATTGCGTATTTGCCTTGCTATCAAAGAAGAGCTTTTCAAATTGAGAGCCGTCTACAATCGCTTTTAAGTAAAATTGGTAAGCACCACAATCTCCAATTTTAGTTCTATGTTTTTAGATGAAGTTTGTCAATACCTACGTTAACTATAAGTTTCATTTCATAATTTCAGTTTACGACTCCTTTATGATAACTAGTAGTAAGTAGGGTACCCCTATTTAAGATTAGATTAGATTACCTTGGAATTAATTGTTAGTATTTA
Above is a genomic segment from Coffea eugenioides isolate CCC68of chromosome 5, Ceug_1.0, whole genome shotgun sequence containing:
- the LOC113769886 gene encoding putative late blight resistance protein homolog R1A-3, whose protein sequence is MDEVDKNYHFRFPENNLDNSSQLCDLDILSCLSLNPRKNINKLLRKFPNIRKLRSSLYLDKGCEYHVAMDCLSHLESLSLSCVVYGGDRYQLDFQFPLTIKKLTLSYFRLPWSKMAAIGNLPNLEVLKLLKQAFEGEIWEMEAEKFPSVRFLKLASLNIVKWTASSEYEYEDQYYFPRLQKLVLESCDALQEIPSCLGNSSTLEIIEVSKCPNCTSSLEEIQEEQRSNGYTDLKILIS
- the LOC113771712 gene encoding putative late blight resistance protein homolog R1B-12, which produces MASTSITCISSILDNLQALENDCPEFPNGQQKYLKRMLRYLRTFLLCARKYSNDDVQLPFDNKMNQADNHYASLEALAVRIGDAIPKWAKEIQSSDQPWDTVHDLEKDIKSFEQEICEWYVFFLGSSSQQSSNSLVRKDDLMEFMDSLLENLVNYWSWIRPAHEVRLIKALEEKLAFMKNFIRFVKLYGVQNTELGPLLVHTETVAINAARLSYKCQFKKGFGPPKDVVESISELLQKIIPVEHQVLETCIQALAASKLSRQSHGDTDEHLLRDFFHSLLCNLWEKLKHGTCPVILRQLQMFYEGLNSLRTILKEKPKEFDEKVRDPTRVVKCYGGDFISPLSLNAIKDAIQAKDMDIVCSELLEIIKLIDAVITEKCPESSSFNFPKTNGLGFVDSLLEKMMDVTSSEAGSIALIDHPIQKVQEELVCLRSLLRKIVKLHNEDEDVQAIWNRIVGVAYRIEFLIDSLITGNIFDSSSMSIHSILEEMNIIKAAALKICGSERLGGEVKELTKRFNHMPQQGSKPIVNDVVVGFEDETASIINGLRNGSCQVKIVSIVGMPGCGKTTLARKVYNDSSMKSHFYERAWCTVSQIYHKRNLLLQILTSIESKLPEDVFKMGEEDLALQVKRRLLKNRYLIVLDDVWDIDAWNGLEASFPDDGNGSRVILTSRLRGVASQDQLDHEPYSLRQLAPNESWDLLKGKLYPGQDLAPPELCEIRQQVVEMCQGLPLTVVILAGILSRMDRHDWKEAVEGLSSRNVSSTEQCTATLELSYKHLPDTLKACFLYFGAFPEDHEHNTKRLISLWVAEGFVQKTHPKRSEDVANDYLMELISRSLVTVSKPRSIDGVKACRIHDLLYEFCVTKAKEENFSRLVRRDDKLSDINVPFFLRRLCIDSKVEHFDNLR